The Cicer arietinum cultivar CDC Frontier isolate Library 1 chromosome 1, Cicar.CDCFrontier_v2.0, whole genome shotgun sequence genome contains the following window.
ATCTATCAATTTGGTTTGCAAGAAGTTGGCCATTTGAGGTTTAATTTCTCTCTAgtatttttaaagattaatttcattattatatatattgttttattatttcaatGTATCTTGAAGTTACGCCGTTAATATTTGTatagcaaaaaataaaatatataatgggAAAATATGGTTAATATTCTTTTTTAGCTCTATATTAAAAACTTTTTATCTCTAACATTTTtgttcataaaaatttaaaatatgtactttttttaatctataattcaatattattttagatacaCGGCCTTTGATCATTATTATATGGTTGTAAAGTTCAAAATTAAAGCTATTTATGGATCCTTTTTGTAGGGCTATTAAGAGCACAGTAAAAGGATTCCCTAGGCCTTTGTTAGATCTAAGCAAATCATCATTTGCCAAGGTGATGGATAGTGCCTTTGGTCGACCTTTGGTGCCTCCCTTTGATCCTTATGCCAATgatatcaattttcttcttgCATCTTATGTAATTCCTTATGTTGGTCTTACTGGCTATGTTGGTGCCAATCCACTCTTGCAAAATGCTACTTCAAGGAAGGTATATACTTATGATTTTGATTAGCCattcaatatattattttgttttcttcgtGTTATTACATTGATTTCTTTATTACGTAGAGTTGACTCTACCTTAAAACAGGTAATTTAGAGTTTTAACGGTCTATTTTTCAGaattatttataacttaaatttatgtatttaaataattttagattatatatattttatataaatgactatatatattttatataaatgactaaaattttacgaaattattatttattcgcAACCTAGTTTTAATCATCATAAGATTGATTCATGTATTCCATATTACAATTTccaattatgatatttttaagaaataaactGATTCTAATAATGACTAAGAATTGAACAAAGAACTACTTCCtattcaaacaaaaaacttaATAGGTATGCATTATGTTACTCATATGTAATGTAAGTTTGATATTTGAGTACACTAGTTCACTATTTTGTCCCCTAAAAATTAGTCGAACTCCATTAGTTGTTATATGCAtacacaattaaaattaataataataataataataataataataataataataataataataataatatacatatttgtaattaaatattattattattcatttaaaaaaattatcttctaATATTTTACTTTGGATCTCAAAAAATGTTGAGTTTGCTAATCGTATTAATGTTGGAAATATTGTAACAGCTTGTTGCAGGCCTTTTGGGAGTAGAATCAGGCCAAGATGCAGTCATACGAACATTGTTGTACGAACGACATTCATCAGTGGTGAAACCTTATGGAGTGAGTGTTGCAGAATTCACCAATCACATTTCAACACTTAGAAATAAATTAGGAAAAGATGGTTTGAAAGATGAGGGTCTTATGGTCCCTATAGGACAAGGTGCTGAGGGTAGAGTCTTAGGAAACATTCTTGCTGGGGACAAAGACTCGTTGTCATATCCAAGAACACCACAAGAAATATTGAGGATTGTGTATGGAAGTGGTAATGAATGTGTCCCTGGTGGCTTCTACCCTGATGGAGGAAATGGTCGTATAGCAAAATCTTACTTAAAACTTacttaattattaaaatctatttgATGGTTGTAATTACGATGATTACttaatttgtgttttaaaatggAGCATCAAGTGTTTGATGATATGAATAAGCggattttgttgttttgtttgatcaattgaaatttgaactctaagtactagttagttttattttgggggaggatttattttactttttttattttaatttaggaagctatgaatttttttttttgacaaaaagaaAACGACAAATATTCATTCAAATCAATAGAGTATATATTAAATACAAACACAAATTCAACATCActaaaaacgaaaataataaatatgtaaattaaaatatagacatAATATTCAACCATTCATAACACTCAATCCAAACATATCCTAAGTGGTTAGTTTGTTAGACAATAATGTtggtttgtttttttataaatatttttattgtatcttTCATTTACATCTTTTAATCTAAatgttattttgatatttatggTC
Protein-coding sequences here:
- the LOC101493984 gene encoding ferritin-like catalase Nec2, producing the protein MAPHYVSRVTTSIVLLLIASLILTPKSCSSKPISQQTSSDVDLLEFPLNLEYLEAEFFLYGSLGHGLDVVAPKLVEGGPPPIGAKLAKLSASIRDVIYQFGLQEVGHLRAIKSTVKGFPRPLLDLSKSSFAKVMDSAFGRPLVPPFDPYANDINFLLASYVIPYVGLTGYVGANPLLQNATSRKLVAGLLGVESGQDAVIRTLLYERHSSVVKPYGVSVAEFTNHISTLRNKLGKDGLKDEGLMVPIGQGAEGRVLGNILAGDKDSLSYPRTPQEILRIVYGSGNECVPGGFYPDGGNGRIAKSYLKLT